One genomic window of Haliotis asinina isolate JCU_RB_2024 chromosome 4, JCU_Hal_asi_v2, whole genome shotgun sequence includes the following:
- the LOC137281143 gene encoding uncharacterized protein has product MAVVVSPLRSLMQTQVASLKEKGVAAAQHAVLQRSEMSESTVTAFGMGVDIPDVELVIHWGVSTTVLDYWQEVGRAGRDGQQSLALLFATPVTISDKRMTKDCVRELHKQVSKEAACFRLCILKVLYLECMDKTEIKRVEHKDECTSDCSPGQSCACALCACCSNCQSKCCTVNAIILPELQHHPAISSPNGMTPDLVIQ; this is encoded by the exons ATGGCAGTGGTTGTGTCACCACTGAGGAGCTTGATGCAGACCCAGGTTGCCTCACTTAAGGAGAAGGGCGTTGCAGCAGCGCAGCATGCTGTCCTGCAGAGATCCGAGATGTCTGAAAGCACAGTCACTG CATTTGGAATGGGTGTTGACATTCCAGATGTTGAGCTTGTGATCCACTGGGGTGTCAGCACCACAGTACTTGACTACTGGCAGGAAGTGGGCAGGGCTGGTCGAGATGGTCAACAGAGTCTCGCTCTCCTCTTTGCAACACCTGTCACCATCAGTGACAAAAGAATGACAAAAGATTGTGTGAGAGAGCTGCATAAGCAGGTGAGCAAAGAAGCAGCTTGCTTCCGGCTCTGTATCCTAAAGGTGCTCTACCTGGAATGCATGGACAAGACTGAAATCAAGAGAGTGGAGCACAAGGATGAGTGCACATCAGACTGTAGTCCAGGACAATCTTGTGCCTGTGCATTGTGTGCCTGTTGCAGCAACTGCCAAAGCAAGTGTTGCACAG TGAATGCCATCATCCTTCCAGAACTCCAGCATCATCCTGCCATTTCCAGTCCGAATGGCATGACGCCTGACCTTGTCATTCAGTAA